In a genomic window of Lycium ferocissimum isolate CSIRO_LF1 chromosome 9, AGI_CSIRO_Lferr_CH_V1, whole genome shotgun sequence:
- the LOC132069194 gene encoding EG45-like domain containing protein: MGVHNIMRIKIGLMSLFLLEVSLVLGDIGTATSYHPPYTPTRCNGNRADQFPAGNLFVAVSEGLWDNGAACGRRYRLRCLSGSGRRPCKGGTVDVRVVDYCHKRPCQSTIALSADAFSQISRSSKAKINIEYIQI, translated from the exons ATGGGAGTccataatatcatgagaatAAAAATAGGTCTCATGAGCTTATTCTTACTTGAAGTTAGTCTAGTCCTCGGAGATATAGGCACCGCAACATCTTATCATCCACCTTATACac CAACAAGATGCAATGGGAATAGAGCAGATCAGTTTCCTGCAGGGAATTTGTTTGTGGCAGTAAGTGAAGGGCTTTGGGATAACGGGGCGGCGTGTGGGCGGCGTTACAGACTGAGATGCTTGAGTGGAAGTGGTCGTAGGCCGTGCAAGGGCGGCACCGTTGATGTTAGGGTGGTGGATTACTGCCACAAACGGCCATGCCAATCCACCATTGCTCTCTCAGCTGATGCTTTTTCCCAAATCTCTCGTTCTTCTAAGGCTAAAATTAACATCGAATACATCCA GATTTAG